Part of the Methanococcus maripaludis genome is shown below.
ACTTTAAAAGAATCGGGATTAAAAATCGGAAAAGAAGTAATTGATTATTTCAATGGAAAATCATGGGTAGAATATGCGGAACACCCTTATGTTTCTGGAGAAATTGAAAAATTCAATCTCGATATTGTTCCGTGCTACGGTATTGAAAACTGCGAAAAAATAATTTCTGCGGTTGACAGAACCCCACTTCATAACGAATTTTTGATAATGTCTTATAAAAATAAAAATTTATCAGATGATATTCGACTTTTGAAAAAATTCTTAAAAGGTCTTGGAATTTATGGTTCTGACTTAAAAACTGCAGGATTTTCAGGATACCTCTGTGAACTTTTAATATTAAAATACGGCGGATTTTTAACCCTTATATCTGACGTAAAAACCTGGAAACCAACTAAATCAATAGTATTAAACGAAATTTACGAAATGTATGATTTGAAAAAAGATCATGTTTTTTCAAAATTTGATGATCCCCTAGTAGTTTACGATCCCGTTGATCTAAATAGAAACGTTGCAGCAGCATTAAACGAAGAAAACCTTTGCAAATTCATATTTTATTCAAAAATGTTTTTGAAAAACCCTTCAAAAGACTTTTTTTATGGATTTGATAAAAAAATTACAGATTTTTTAAACAGGCGGGAAAGGGGTTATTTACTAACTTTAGAAATTAAAAGGCCCGAAAATATCGTTGAAGATGTAATTTATCCACAAATGGAAAAAATACAAAAAAGTATCAACAAATTAGTTAAAGAACATGATTTTGAATATTTGAGATACCAAAATTTTGCAGATGAAAATACGTGTTATCTATCTTGGGAATTTTTAGTTAATGAACTCCCAAGTGTAAAATTAAGAATTGGGCCTCCAGTATACAGCGAACCGGGAGTAATGAATTTTATAACGCATAACGAACATTATTTTGTTAAAGGCTGCAATGTTTGTGCGTACAAAACCAGAAAATATAAAAACATACAAATACTATTCGAAGATATTGTTAATGGGAAATTTAGGAAGATTATAACCTATCCTAAGTACGTATGCCCTGAAAATGCGGAAATACGATTAGGTACTTTTGTCGAGAGGACATGATTTCGGGATAATATGGACAGTAGTGTCTTAATTAAGGAATGTAATGATTTTTTAGATTGTTTAACGAATTTTGGAGATGAATTAAAAGATTTTGAGTCCAAAAAAGAAGATAGTGCATACCCTATATCTGAAACTCTCGAAAGTAATTTAAAAATTTTAGAAAATTTTAGAGAAAAAATGGAACTTCAGGGATTTGATACTCCGTATATTGGTGTTGGTCGGTTGAAAGGTGGAGAAGACGATGATATTTACGAAATAATCAATTATTCATCATATCTCAGAAGAATGGTGGATGAAAAAAAAGGATCCCTTGAAAGGGTAAAATATGCAATAGTTTCCCATAAAATTGCTATTGGAAATATTCAAGAAGACGAAGGAAACAAAACGATACTTCCATACCTTTCCTTTGATGGTTCATACAAAGAAATGCTCTCTAAAATTCCTCCTTTTTTTATAAAAGCATACAAAAGAATTTTAAGCGCTTTTGAAACCGAAGGAAAAGGAATTTTAAGTTCGATTACACTATCCCTTGTTATTTTGGAAAATGGAAAAAGAAAATTTAAAAGAATAAAGATCGAAGAAGAAGATTACGAAGGATACATCAAAAAAACGTTTGGCGATGCCATAATTACATCACTTAAAAAAAATTATTCAAAAAATAAACTTTTAAATGACCAGTATGTTAAAAAGATACTTTCTTTAGCCTATTTGAGCGCATATGCAGATGAAATAATTCAAAAGATCGACGAAAAACTCAAAGAATCGCTTTCAGATGAAGAAAGATGCATTGTTAAAAAATACAAAATGATTTGTAGTGATTTTAAAGGCGACGACTGTGAAAGCGGCATAATTGACGTACGTGCAATGGATGAAACCAAACTTAAGAAAATGAATTTGAAAATGGATCTGGAAGAAAAAGGATTATATCAAAATGGAAAACCATTGAAAAAGCTTAAAGAATCACTTAAAGCAGAAGATGAAATTTTTGAAAATATTTCTTTAGAAGTTCCACTCAAAAATCTCTCAAAAGACCTTTTAACATACTATTTGAAAAAATCGGCTGACGAAAGGACTCGATCAAACCAGTTTCCATCAATACTCGTTACCCCCTCTTCAGCACATTTGAACTGGTTAATCGTAGAAAATATCGAACCAAAAAAAATACTTGATTTGAAATTCTTACTTGAAAAAGAACTTCCAAAATACGAAATACCGATAAAAAACCTCGGTGGTGTTTCAATATACCTCCATTACGACTGGGATTTTGTAGAATCTTTTGGATTTGAAAAAACGGAAATTGAAGGGATATTAAAATTAATGGCTGCGATGAACGATGTTAAAGAATTATTAAATGACAAAATAGATGTTAAAAAGTTAGAAGAATTCAATAAAATTAAAAAAGACAAAACTAAAAACTTCTTAAACGCACTTGGAAAACTCTAAAGGTTACAAAATGACAAATCCAATTTACTTAATTTTAGCAGATTTTTTCGATAGATATATTGGAGAACCGCCTGAAAAAATCCACCCGGTTGTATTTATTGGAAAATTAATCTGTTTTTTTGAGAATGTATTCAAATCAACCAATTCGGTAAATAAAACTAGAGATTTACTTTTTGGTTTTTTAAATGTTATTTTAGTTTTGGCAATTGTATTCTTCATGACCTATGAAATAGAACAGATTATAAACTCGATTTCAAATTCATACATTAAAATATCTATTTATTCGATAATTCTTTCATTTTCAATCGGACACAAATCATTAATTGAATTTTCAAAGGCACCCATAAAGTTTATTGTAAATAACGATCTTGAAGGTGCAAAAAAGTCAGTTCAGTGTATTGTAAGCAGAAACACAAGTGAATTGGACAAAAAACATATTTTGTCAGCCTCGATTGAAAGTGCATCAGAAAATATTACGGATAGTATCATTGCACCGCTAATCTATGCTGCAATTTTCGGACTTCCTGGCGCTTTTTTATATAGGGCAGTTAACACGTTTGATGCAATGATTGGGTATAAATCAGAAAAATACCAATATTATGGAAAAACTGCTGCGTACCTTGATGATATTTTAAATTTCATTCCATCAAGAATTGCAGGAATGCTTTTAATTATCTCTGCACCATTTTACGGCGGAAATATAAAATCTGCAATTTATGGTTACTTTAATGAGGGAAACAAAACCCCCTCACCAAATTCCGGATACACCATGGCAACGCTTGCAAATTCATTAAATATGGAACTTGAAAAAATTGGATACTACAAACTTGGAAAAGGAGAAATAACAATTGAAAAAGCTCTGAATTCATTAAAAGCAGTTGATTATTCTGTTTTACTATTTTTAATAATTTATACCGTATTATTGATGTAAATTAAAATTTAAATAATCTTTATTTTTCAAATCTATTTTAAAAAAAGCATTAATATTTAAAAAAAGTTTTAATCAGAAAATTATTTGCTGATAACTCTTGTGATTTTGTATCTGTCCATTGCTTCGAAGTATTCTACTTCTACACCACTTTCGATACCTTCAACATCGTCAGGCATTGGGATTTCTAATGTTTCGTAGGTTTCCATGTCCATGATTTGAACATTGTCGCCCATGAGTGCTAAAACCTGTCCTTTTCTTTTGTCGATAAGTGGAATATCGATTCTTGAGCTTGCGGGTCCTACGTGTTCTTTTTTAACTGGTTCAAAAATACCGACTGCAACTAATCTTACTTTTGCACCACCGTGTTTTCCTGGTTTTGAGTGTGCTGTGTCCATAACTTTACATGCAACACCCTCAATAACTACGTATTGACCTACTTTAACTCCACCTAAATCTCCTGGTTTTGTTCCTGCCATAATATCACCGTTTTAAGCTTGTAGTGTTTGGAATTATATAGCAATTATCTCAAATGCTATATAAACTATATAGTCCTGAAAAAAGGCTTTCGAATAATATCGTTTCCTAATATATATATTTTTTTGGCATTTTAATTCAAATTTACTCGTATTTTGACATATACCCTCTTGGAGTAATCATCATACCGTCGATAATTTTTGTATTGCTGTTTCCAACAACAAGAGTTGTACTCATGTCAATATATTGCATAAACTCATCTAAATTATCAACAAGATTATTTATTGTAGTTATTTTGTATTCACAATCATTTCTTCCTGCATTTTTAACAATTCCGATAATATAGTCGATATTTCGGTTTTTAGAATAGTTCGAGATTATTTCAATAGTTTTTAAAAACGGTTCTTTTCTTTTTTTTCCAAGAGGATTATAAATTGCAAGAACCAGATCGCTTTCTATTGCGCAATTTATTCTTTTTAAAATAGTTTCTAAGGGCGTTAAAAGGTTGCTCAAACTAACAACTGCAAAATCGTGGTTTAGTGGTGCACCAAGTATTGATGAACATACGCTTGCAGATGTAAGTCCGCTTACGACGTTTATTTTAACGTTGTGTAAATTTTTTTCATTCAATTCATAAGCAAGTGATGCAAGACCATATATTGTAGCATCCCCATTTGAAACAAGTGCCACATTTTTATTTTCAGCTTCTTTTAGGGCATATTCAACCCTTTCAACTTCTTTAGTCATGCCACTTACGTAAATTTCTGTATCGAATCTTTCGACATATTTTTTGTATCCCGTATAGCATACAATTAAATCAACAGAATTTAGCGCATTTTCAGCTTCTTTTGTAAAATATTCCTCGTTTCCAGGACCAATACCAACAACATACAACATTTTATCACAGAATCAGTTAAAATACAGGTTATAATTTTTAAAAACAGTTTATTTAACATTAGATTAATAAATGGTAGCTGTGTCAGATAGTGCTGATGTCTTCATCCCAAAATCATGAAAATCACGAATTTAGTCAGCGGGGGTAACTGTCATCATACAACGATGGCAAACTGAAAAATTCACCATATGCTACCGTGGTTACCACTTTGATGTAAATTTAGTATGGCGTTAATATTTATATAATTAATCTTATTTTCAAAAAATTCAAAAATAAAAAAAGTTATAATTCAATCAAATCGTTTTTTATTGCAGTTTTCAAAAAGATATCGTTGCTTATTTTAATTATATTGGTATGTGGAACAAGATATGCAGTAACCATGTCCCATTTATCGTCATCTTTTAACTCCTGTCTACAATCACTTAACCTGTATTTAATATTTCCATCCAAACTTGCCCATACTGAAAATTTTAAATAATTTTTAGGAGATAGTTCCGAAATATCACGATTTTTATACTTTTTTAAAAGTGCTACTGTGTTTTTCTCTTCGTAACTTAAATCCATCATATCTATTTCTTTTTCTATAAGCCGAAAGACCAGCATATTATGTATTGTGAGTTTTGTATAATTGTAAGGATCGATATCATATCCTTTTTTTTCAAATTCATTGTATTTTATAAAATATTTCAATATTGCAGATGAAATATTTCTTGCAGTTGAATAACATTCTTCAAATATTATTGTTTGGTCTTCCATGCTCTATCCCTATGCCCAAATTGCCAAATAATTTAATAATTTTAGTCTTTCGATAAACATTATATTTATTATTTTGGATATTTTTAAACAGCACCTATTACCAATTAATTTACAAAAGTAAAATAACCTACACTATAAGAAAAAATTAATCGATTTATTTATATATTAATTTTATTTTATGATCAAAAATAGTCAAATTTGGGCTAAGTATTTATACTATAATAAATTATTATAAAAACACGTCATAAATCTTGTCATTTTTGATATGGGTTGCTGACGAACAGTGTGTATGATTATCAATCATAAATTATGCTTTAAAAAAACATTTAAAATCCATATCTAAAAATTACTTTTTCAACCCCCGAATATTTGAGTATAATTCATGATTTTTCTAAAAATTTTTTAAATGCCCCCAAATTTTTATTTTTTTAAGCTGATTTGTAATTTTAAAACCGTTTTTCCAAATTTTATTCTAAAAGCTGAATCTTTATATATTATAGGGTAATACTTGGATATTACGGATTTTTATATTCATTGTTATTCACTCTTTCATGTAATGAGGTGAAATATTGATTTTACTAGACGAAAACACAAGAGCAATTGTTCAAGGAATTACTGGAAATCAAGGAAAGTTCCACACAAAAAATATGCTTGAATGCAATACAAATATTGTAGCAGGCGTAACTCCTGGAAAAGGTGGCCAGGATGTTTACGGAATTCCTGTTTATGATACTGTTTTGGAAACTGTTGAAAAATACGATGCGAATGCATCTTTGATATTCATACCTGCACCATTTGTAAAAGATGCAGCATATGAAGCAATAGATGCAGGAATTGACCTCGTTACAATCATTACTGAACACATACCAATTCAGGATTCAATGGATATTGTAGCATACGGAAAAAAACACGGCGTAAATATAATAGGACCAAATACTCCAGGATTAGCATCCCCCAAAGTAGGAAAACTTGGAATTATCCCGATGAGTATATTAAAAGAAGGAAACATTGGAATGGTATCAAGAAGCGGTACCTTAACTTACGAAATTGCAAGCCAGCTCACTTCATCAAATTACGGTCAATCCTCATGTGTCGGAATTGGTGGAGACCCGATAACTGGTTTGAGATACATTGAAGTTTTAGAAATGTTTGAAAAAGACAGCGAAACTGATGCAGTTGTAATGGTTGGAGAAATCGGTGGAAATGCTGAAGAAAATGCAGCTGAAAAAATGATTTCAAAAATGAAAAAACCAGTAATTTCATATATTGCAGGACAGTCTGCACCCGAAGGAAAAAGAATGGGTCACGCTGGTGCAATTATCGAAAAAGGGGTTGGAACTGCAAAAAGTAAAATGGAAGCACTTGAAAATGCTGGTGCCCATGTTGCAAAGCGAATTTCAGATATTCCACTATTATTAAAAGAAATTATTTAAACTGCTTTTTTCAATTATTTTATTATTAATTTAAAACGTGAAAAAATATGACTGGACTAATTATCTGTGAGAAACCAAACGTTGCTAAAAAAATTGCAGAAGCTCTTGGAAAACCAAAGAAAAAATCCCATAATTCTGTGCCATATTATGAAGTGGAACGAAGTGGGGAAAACGTAATTGTAGCTTCAGCAGTAGGTCACCTCTACACGCTCCAAGAAAAAACCAAAACCAAGTTTGGAGACTACCCTGTTTATGATATAGATTGGGTTCCAGCATCCACTCTCGATGAAAAAAAATATATTCAAAAATACATCGATGCACTGAAAAAAGTTTCAAAAGAAGCTAACAAGTTTTACGTTGCAACGGACTGGGATATAGAAGGAGAATTAATTGGATACCACGCATTAAATTTCTCATGTGGACAAAAAAACGCTCACAGATTAAGATTTTCAAGTTTAACAAAAAAAGAAATTGTAAAAGCTTATGAAACTCCGAATGAAATAGATTTTGGGCTCGTTGATGCAGGAGACAGTAGACACAAAATCGACTGGTATTTTGGTATAAACGTTTCAAGAGCACTCATGCAGGCCGTAAGTTCTGTTAAACGATGGAAAACCCTCAGTACAGGTAGGGTTCAAGGTCCAGCACTTGCTTTTTTAGTAGATAAAGAAATGGAAATTAAAAATTTCGTTCCGACACCATACTGGGTGCTTGAAGCTCTTTTGGATAATGAATTAATTGCAATTCATGAACTTGAAAAATTCTGGGATGAAGAACAGGCGAATGAAGCTTTTGAAAAAGTAAAAGGCCAAAAGGAAGCTACTGTTTCAGACGTTAAAAAAACCATGAAAAGCATTCCTCCAAATCCGCCTTTCGATTTAGGTGCACTTCAAAGAGAAGCACACAACATGTTTAGATTTTCACCTAAAAAAACACAGGAAATTGCACAAAAACTCTATGAAAAAGGATACTGTTCATATCCAAGAACGAGTTCCCAAAAACTTCCTGATGATAAAGCGTACATGGACGAAATATTGAAAAATCTTTCAAAAAATAAAAATTACAAGCCATACATTGAAAGAATTTTAAGCGAAAACAGAAAACCAATTTCAGGTAAAAAGGACGATCCTGCGCACCCTGCGGTACACGCAGTAGACGTTCCAAAAGAACACCTGCCTGATGATGAGTTAAAATTGTATGAACTAATTGCAAGAAGGACTATTGCTCTTTACTGGGATAATACTGAAAGGGAATATTCAAAAATTAATCTCGATATAAACGGTGAACCATTCAAATTAAGCGGTTCGAGAACCGTTAAGGAAGGCTGGCACGAAATTTACTACTACACTAAATTTGATGAGATAGAACTTCCCGATTTAAAGGAAAAAGACGTAATAAATGTAAATAATATTAATTTCGAAGCAAAAGAGACGAAGCCCCCAAAAAGATACACAATGGCTTCAATTATCAAGGAACTCGAAAAAAGAAAACTCGGAACAAAAGCAACAAGGGCGGACATTCTTGAAAAACTGACCAAAAGAGGTTACGTGATTGAAGATGGTTCTTTAACGGTTACCGACCTTGGAATCGGAGTTACCGAAACTTTGAGAAAGTACTGTCCCGAAATTGTTGAAGAAACCCTTACAAGAGATCTTGAAGATAAATTGGAACTTATTCAGGATAAAAAAATTAAAAAAGAAGATGTCATAACAGAAACACAAAACAAGCTTACCAAAATCCTTGGAGAATTCCGTTTAAAAGAAAAAGAAATTGGAAATGAACTTGTAGATAAACTCGATTCGACAAACCGATCTTTACAGATAATTGGGAAGTGTAAATGTGGTGGTGACCTGATTATCATCCGTACAAAAGGCAAAAAAAGATTTGTTGGATGCAGCAATTACCCAGACTGTGATGTTACATTCCCACTACCTCAAAAAGGAAGAATTAAAGTTTTAAATGAAGTCTGTGAAACATGCCATAACCCAATAATTGGACTTGATAGGGTAAAAATTTGTGTAAATCCTGATTGTACCACAAGAATTTCAGAAGAAGATAAAAAAGAAATTGAAAAAGCAGAAAAAGAAGAAAAAATATGTCCAAAATGTGGTGGTAAGCTTTTAATCAAAAAAGGCCCTTACGGCGTATTCAGGGGCTGTGAAAATTACCCAAAATGTAAATACACGGAAAAATTAAACGGGGAATCCAATGAAAAAGAAATCGTTGGAAAATGTCCAAAATGTGGAAGCGACTTATTTAAAAGAAGAGGCAGATTTGGGGAATTTATCGGATGTAGTAATTACCCAAAATGCAGGCACACTGAAAAAATAGAAAAGAAAAAAGACGATAACGCAGATGGAACTAAAGCAGAAAAAAATGAAGAACCAAAACCAAAAACCACTAAAAAATCAGCTCCAAAAAAGACCGAAACTAAAAAAACTACCAAATCGACTGCTAAAAAAACAACTGCAAAGAAAACCACTAAAAAATGAGTTAAATATTAAAAATTAAAAAAGTTTAAAAAATATTATTCTTTTTGAATACTACTTAAAGCACCGGTAAATGCAGTTACCCCCTCACCAACTGCTTTTGAAACCTGTAAAATTCCGCCGGTAACATCCCCGCAAGCATAAATTCCATCAACACTTGTTTTACAGTTTTCATCGGTTTCAATGAATTTTCGCTTATTGAGTTTTATATCGCTTTTTTCTAAAAATTCAGTATTTGGGACGTACCCAAAGCTCATAAATATTCCCTCTGCAAAAATGGTTTTTTCTGTTCCGTTTATCGAAACCTTAACTCCTTCTGCTTTTTCGGTTCCAACAATTTTAATCGGTTTTGCATTGAGGACTACTTCAAGATTAGTCATTAAGTTCATTCTCTCTT
Proteins encoded:
- the topA gene encoding DNA topoisomerase I, which translates into the protein MTGLIICEKPNVAKKIAEALGKPKKKSHNSVPYYEVERSGENVIVASAVGHLYTLQEKTKTKFGDYPVYDIDWVPASTLDEKKYIQKYIDALKKVSKEANKFYVATDWDIEGELIGYHALNFSCGQKNAHRLRFSSLTKKEIVKAYETPNEIDFGLVDAGDSRHKIDWYFGINVSRALMQAVSSVKRWKTLSTGRVQGPALAFLVDKEMEIKNFVPTPYWVLEALLDNELIAIHELEKFWDEEQANEAFEKVKGQKEATVSDVKKTMKSIPPNPPFDLGALQREAHNMFRFSPKKTQEIAQKLYEKGYCSYPRTSSQKLPDDKAYMDEILKNLSKNKNYKPYIERILSENRKPISGKKDDPAHPAVHAVDVPKEHLPDDELKLYELIARRTIALYWDNTEREYSKINLDINGEPFKLSGSRTVKEGWHEIYYYTKFDEIELPDLKEKDVINVNNINFEAKETKPPKRYTMASIIKELEKRKLGTKATRADILEKLTKRGYVIEDGSLTVTDLGIGVTETLRKYCPEIVEETLTRDLEDKLELIQDKKIKKEDVITETQNKLTKILGEFRLKEKEIGNELVDKLDSTNRSLQIIGKCKCGGDLIIIRTKGKKRFVGCSNYPDCDVTFPLPQKGRIKVLNEVCETCHNPIIGLDRVKICVNPDCTTRISEEDKKEIEKAEKEEKICPKCGGKLLIKKGPYGVFRGCENYPKCKYTEKLNGESNEKEIVGKCPKCGSDLFKRRGRFGEFIGCSNYPKCRHTEKIEKKKDDNADGTKAEKNEEPKPKTTKKSAPKKTETKKTTKSTAKKTTAKKTTKK
- a CDS encoding DUF530 family protein encodes the protein MDSSVLIKECNDFLDCLTNFGDELKDFESKKEDSAYPISETLESNLKILENFREKMELQGFDTPYIGVGRLKGGEDDDIYEIINYSSYLRRMVDEKKGSLERVKYAIVSHKIAIGNIQEDEGNKTILPYLSFDGSYKEMLSKIPPFFIKAYKRILSAFETEGKGILSSITLSLVILENGKRKFKRIKIEEEDYEGYIKKTFGDAIITSLKKNYSKNKLLNDQYVKKILSLAYLSAYADEIIQKIDEKLKESLSDEERCIVKKYKMICSDFKGDDCESGIIDVRAMDETKLKKMNLKMDLEEKGLYQNGKPLKKLKESLKAEDEIFENISLEVPLKNLSKDLLTYYLKKSADERTRSNQFPSILVTPSSAHLNWLIVENIEPKKILDLKFLLEKELPKYEIPIKNLGGVSIYLHYDWDFVESFGFEKTEIEGILKLMAAMNDVKELLNDKIDVKKLEEFNKIKKDKTKNFLNALGKL
- the cobJ gene encoding precorrin-3B C(17)-methyltransferase is translated as MLYVVGIGPGNEEYFTKEAENALNSVDLIVCYTGYKKYVERFDTEIYVSGMTKEVERVEYALKEAENKNVALVSNGDATIYGLASLAYELNEKNLHNVKINVVSGLTSASVCSSILGAPLNHDFAVVSLSNLLTPLETILKRINCAIESDLVLAIYNPLGKKRKEPFLKTIEIISNYSKNRNIDYIIGIVKNAGRNDCEYKITTINNLVDNLDEFMQYIDMSTTLVVGNSNTKIIDGMMITPRGYMSKYE
- the sucD gene encoding succinate--CoA ligase subunit alpha; protein product: MILLDENTRAIVQGITGNQGKFHTKNMLECNTNIVAGVTPGKGGQDVYGIPVYDTVLETVEKYDANASLIFIPAPFVKDAAYEAIDAGIDLVTIITEHIPIQDSMDIVAYGKKHGVNIIGPNTPGLASPKVGKLGIIPMSILKEGNIGMVSRSGTLTYEIASQLTSSNYGQSSCVGIGGDPITGLRYIEVLEMFEKDSETDAVVMVGEIGGNAEENAAEKMISKMKKPVISYIAGQSAPEGKRMGHAGAIIEKGVGTAKSKMEALENAGAHVAKRISDIPLLLKEII
- a CDS encoding translation initiation factor IF-5A, with translation MAGTKPGDLGGVKVGQYVVIEGVACKVMDTAHSKPGKHGGAKVRLVAVGIFEPVKKEHVGPASSRIDIPLIDKRKGQVLALMGDNVQIMDMETYETLEIPMPDDVEGIESGVEVEYFEAMDRYKITRVISK
- the cca gene encoding CCA tRNA nucleotidyltransferase, whose translation is MKKLNIGDYNDILNEVLNDISPTEVEKKELKVFSDKIIAKIKDISKKPVVDIIQVGSTARDANLKDDHDIDIFLRFERETDRDTLKESGLKIGKEVIDYFNGKSWVEYAEHPYVSGEIEKFNLDIVPCYGIENCEKIISAVDRTPLHNEFLIMSYKNKNLSDDIRLLKKFLKGLGIYGSDLKTAGFSGYLCELLILKYGGFLTLISDVKTWKPTKSIVLNEIYEMYDLKKDHVFSKFDDPLVVYDPVDLNRNVAAALNEENLCKFIFYSKMFLKNPSKDFFYGFDKKITDFLNRRERGYLLTLEIKRPENIVEDVIYPQMEKIQKSINKLVKEHDFEYLRYQNFADENTCYLSWEFLVNELPSVKLRIGPPVYSEPGVMNFITHNEHYFVKGCNVCAYKTRKYKNIQILFEDIVNGKFRKIITYPKYVCPENAEIRLGTFVERT
- the cbiB gene encoding adenosylcobinamide-phosphate synthase CbiB, with the protein product MTNPIYLILADFFDRYIGEPPEKIHPVVFIGKLICFFENVFKSTNSVNKTRDLLFGFLNVILVLAIVFFMTYEIEQIINSISNSYIKISIYSIILSFSIGHKSLIEFSKAPIKFIVNNDLEGAKKSVQCIVSRNTSELDKKHILSASIESASENITDSIIAPLIYAAIFGLPGAFLYRAVNTFDAMIGYKSEKYQYYGKTAAYLDDILNFIPSRIAGMLLIISAPFYGGNIKSAIYGYFNEGNKTPSPNSGYTMATLANSLNMELEKIGYYKLGKGEITIEKALNSLKAVDYSVLLFLIIYTVLLM